DNA sequence from the Melospiza melodia melodia isolate bMelMel2 chromosome 22, bMelMel2.pri, whole genome shotgun sequence genome:
ggtgccagggatcTGGCAGCGGGATCGGCCTCCAGGGTACAGGGTTCCTTTTTCTCTGCTCCAAGTGTCTGGATCCCAGCAGATGTGCAGCAGCCAAGAGGCCACACCTGAGTGCTCCGTGGAAGTGTCCGTGGGTTGAGGAggatgtgggcaggcagggataaatcagggagccaggagcaggtggaaggtgcccctggggCCCCCAAGTCCTTGCGGGAAGGGAGTGTGAGTGCTGCAGTTGAGGCTAAGCCTTGCTGTGTGTTGGGCCAGTTCTCGTTTGCAGAGAAATGGGAACATCCCCAGGACACCGAGGTTCTGGGAGCTCTGGACCTCGGCGGTGCCTCGACGCAGATCACCTTCCAGCCCGGGGTCCCCGCGGAGGACAGGAACACGTCCGTGTTCTTCCGGCTCTACGGCACCAACTACTCCCTGTACAGCCACAGCTACCTGTGCTacgggcagagccaggccctgaagatgctgctggcagctctgcaccAGGTGCCACGGGGCACGGGGGCTGCTCAGCCATCTCCCAGTGCCGTGGCACATCTCCCCCTGCAGCGCTGGGCGTGCCTGTGGGCCAAGAGTTGGGAATTGGCAGAGGCTTGGGTTTTAACTAGGGAAGCAAAAAATTGCCTCATTTGGGTGGAAGGTGGTGGTGGTTGCCAGCcagggctcccttctccccacaTCTTGACGTGCAGCGGCATTTTTTGTAattcccccagcccagctgtATGTGTAGTTTCTCTGCTGTCACCATGCTCTTGGCCTTGCTCCATTCCTGCCCAGAGAGAGGTTTCCCAGCACAGTCCCTGCACTGCTGCCcgggggcagaggcagagcccagcgctgcaggagccagggctgctcagggagttCCCAGGTGGGGTGCATGCAGTCCTCCTGGGGTGTAGTCCTGCTTTttgggaggggctgtgggaaggTCTCAGTGGCACTGCAGCCCCATTAATGGCTCCATCTCTCTCCAGGCCAGCCCGAGTAGCCAGATCAAGCACCCCTGCTACCCCCAGGGGTACCAGGAGAACGTCACCGTGGCAGAGCTCTACGACAGCCCCTGTGTGCGTGCGCccagctcagccagccctggccttgTCCTCACGGTGACGGGGACAGGGGACCCAGCCGCGTGTGACGCGGCCGTGCGGAGACTCTTCAACTTCAGCTGCGGGGCGCAGGGGCCGTGCGGCTTCAATGGGGTCTATCAGCCCCCCGTGCGGGGACAGTTCTTGGTAAGCAGCCTCCGGGCCCTGCCTGGGGGAGGGCGAAGGCAGGGCCTGGGTGTCTCCTCTGCCACTGATTGTGGAACGGGCTGGGGACTGGGGAGAGAGGGACCCTCGGAGCTGGCTCTATCTGCAAACCTCTTGTGTGCTCAGAGGGGGCTTCTGCCTCCTGCCCCGTGCCAGCATTCCTGAGGGGCACGGGAAGGCCTTATCTGAGGGACACTGTGTGAGCCAGCTCAGAGTGCAAGAACAGCCCCTGGGTTGTGGGCCAGCTCTGAGACTTTCTGGCAGACCATCAGGGGGGTGCTGACCTGTGTTCCAGGCAGCCCCAGACCTCTGTTctcccagtgccattccctgTCTGTGTGGGCAGCATTCCCAACTCCCTCCCCCAGGGTCACTGCCAGCTCCTTGCAGTGTGAGCGGGGCCTTACAGGGACCCCTGCTTAGGTGTGGGTGGCATCAGTGCCCTGAGTGCTTCAATAACCTGTCACCTTTGGTCTCGCCACCCACAGGCCTTCTCAGGGTTTTATCACAGCCTTCACTTTCTGAACCTGACAGGAGGGCAGTCCCTGAGCTTGGTCAATGCCACCATCAGGCAGATATGCAACAGCAGCTGGAAGCAGGTGAGATTCTGCCCAGGAGTGTGTTTCACCTGGGCACTGGGCATCCTCAAGGctcatccccagcccctcctctgcTGTGCTCAGCTGCAGAGAGCCAGGAGGAGCACAAAGGTCTGTGCACCTGGAGAGAGATGGGAGAGCAGCCTGCTGCTCCCCGGGGTCTCTTTGCTCCCAGCTGCACTGAGGGGCTGCTCCCCAGCgtgggcacctccagcactgctcTGGGTCCAGCCTCCccctgctctcccacctctgcaGGTGCAGGAGCTGTTCCCCACGGCCAGCAGGACCCAGCTCCGTGACGCCTGCGCAGCCAGCTCCTACATCCTCACCCTCCTCCTGCAAGGCTACAAATTAATCATCACAACGTGGCCCAGCATCCACTTCATCCAGCAGGTAGGAGAGTGTCCAGCAGCCCCCAGCTTCCACACTTTGTGCCATGAAGTGCCTTGTgtcccccctgctgctgctggggatgggggatgccagggcagcacagccccactgcccatACCCAGGGCAGCTCTTGAGCTACACTCACACAGCTGCTGGCACATCTGGCCTGGCCCTTTGTGCTCTCCCCCAGTGCATGTCACTGCTGGGGCCCCTGCAGCCCAAGCTGGGCACAGAAATGGTGGTGGGGAGCAGGTCCTGGGGGCGCAGGCTCTTCTCTAGTTTGCCTGGTACTTTGCAGCCTTTCCCACCCCTCTTCCCTGTCTGTCTGCGCAGGTTGCTAACACAGATGTGGGCTGGACTCTGGGCTACATGCTCAATCTCACCAACCTGATCCCCTCAGATCCTCCCAGAGCAGTCACAGAGCTCCCGAGAAGCGTCTGGATAGCAGCCACCCTTCTGCTGGCCATCATGCTCATCCTCATCTTCTGCCTGCCTCGGGCTACGAGCAGCTGTAACAGCACTGCCTCCAGAGGCTGCCAGGCCGGGTCCTGCTGCCCCtcctctgcagggagctgcttccTGGGAATCCCCCCTGTGTGCCCAGGAGCCACGGGCTTGTCCTGGGGGTCCCGAGTCCTGGCCtggtgagctggagctggcacagctggtgaAACACCCTCCCCACAGCTGTGAAACACCCTCCCCACAGCTGTGGAACAAACACCCTCCCCACAGCTGTGAAACACCTTCCCCACAGCTGTGAAACACCCTCCCCACAGCTGTGGAACAAACACCCTCCCCACAGCTGGTGAAACACCCTCCCCACAGCTGTGAAACACCCTCCCCACAGCTGTGGAACAAACACCCTCCCCACAGCTGTGAAACAAACACCCTCCCCACAGCTGTGAAACACCCCCCTCACAGCTGTGAAACACCTTCCCCACAGCTGTGTAACAAACACCCTCCCCACAGCTGTGCAACACCCTCCCCACAGCTGTGAAACACCCTCCTCACAGCTGTGAAACACCTTCCCCACAGCTGTGCAACACCCTCCCCACAGCTGTGAAACAAACACCCTCCCCACAGCTGTGAAACAAACACCCTCCCCACAGCTGTGAAACAAACACCCTCCTCACAGCTGTAAAACAAACACCCTCCTCACAGCTGTGAAACAAACACCCTCCTCACAGCTGTGCAACACCCTCCTCACAGCTGTAAAACAAACACCCTCCTCACAGCTGTGAAACAAACACCCTCCTCACAGCTGTGCAACACCCTCCTCACAGCTGTAAAACAAACACCCTCCTCACAGCTGTGAAACAAACACCCCCCCTCACAGCTGTGCAACACCCTCCTCACAGCTGTAAAACAAACACCCTCCTCACAGCTGTGAAACACCTTCTCCACAGCTGTGAAACACCTTCCCCACAGCTGTGAAACACCCCCCTCACAGCTGTGAGACAGGGCTCTGCCTAGGGCTGGGAAGCCCTGTGAGGGGGGatggcacagctctgcctcctctccTGCAATGAGGTTCCTCTCCAGTCCAGCTGCACCCCGTGCCCCATGGCTCATCCTCCCTTCCCAACACGGGGTGACTTGGGAACACTGCTGGGACATGGCAGAGGCAGCTTCCAGGGCCCCCGTACATTTTTGGGGAGTCCTGTTGGCAGCCAAGTGATGGGTGAGGTGAGACACCTcctcagagaaggaaaggcctgtCCTTGTGCCCTGTTGGCTCCACTCCAAAGTCCAGCAgactgcagggacacctcccatagATTCACTGCCTCACCTGGGTCTCTGTCGTCACCAGCCCTTACCTGGGAGACagaagtaataaaataaaatcacaacGATTTGGAAGCAGAGTAGCAGGCATTTCCCCATGTGCTgccttttatttatttgtttatttgtgtgACGAGAGCTGTGAGGTGCCCAGTGTTCCACAGGGACACCAAAGGTCTGCTGCTCACTGTGGGAACGCAAACAACAGCGTGAATCATCCACAGAGCAGCTAAAAACGAGCAGAACCAAAGGCaaaggccatgggcagggcaggacTCACAGCCTGCTGGAGCCTCATCCTGACACCCATGGGGTCCAGGCCTTCTGCTGGTGGGACAGTGCTGTCTGCAGGAAGGCACTGAGGAACATCAATCCCTTTATTCcaggagaaaaggaagaggatGAGATGGGTGGTGAGATGTGATGATGACATGACATGCCATAGCACGGTGATGAGATGATGAGATGGACTCTGGAGGGGCCTGGACCACACTTCTGACTGTGGGTGCTCAGTGTTCTTTCTCCAAGACCATGAAAGCCCCAGGCACAGACCCTGCCCAGGGCCAGCTGGGGTCCCACAGAGCACcctcaggctggcagagctggcagggaccCGCTGGCTCTTGGTGGCCACGCTCAGAGCTGGCATTGCATGGAGCACCCTGGAGAGCATGCCCCATGccccacagccaggctggcaccagggcactgtcccatggccaggctggcaccaggGCACTGTCCCACGGCCAGGCTGGCCCTCCACAGCCCCAGGGGTGGGATGGAGCCCTGCCTGTGACACACAGAGCACTGACAGCAGGCACGCAGGCTCAGCTGAGGCTTCTGCAGGCTGATCCCATTGTGTCTCCATGGGAGTGGAGCTCCTCTGGAAACCTCAGAGTGCCTGTCTGCATGTTGGGGGCCAGGCCCACGGAAAAGCAGCCCCCAGTTCTCTGGAGCTGTGGAGGTGACTGCTCACAGCACAGACCCAGGCCTGGCTCCAGCgatgcaggcaggagcagggggacTCCAGCacggccctgcagccccagcctgtccctgctgggctcccAAACACGGCCAGGCTCTACAcccacagctgcaggagcagggcagcgagCCCCAGGACGAGCGTGAGGATGATGAAGGCGATGGCTGCAGCCCACAGGGACGAGCTGTGGCCCTTCAGCCTGGCTGGAGCTTCGGCCGGGACCATGTTGGTGAGGTTCAGCATGTACCCCAGCGTCCAGCCCACGTCAGCACCCCCGGCCTGCCAGAGAGAGGGCACAGGTCAGTCCTgcccagagagaggggacagGTCAGCCCTGccagagagaggggacagggtCAGTCCTGTCCAGAGAGAGGGGACAGGTCAGCCCTGCCAGAGAGAGGGGGAACAGGGTCAGCCCTgcccagagagaggggacagGTCAGCCCTGCCAGAGAGAGGGGATGGGGTCAGCCCTGCCCAGAGAGAGGGGATGGGTTCAGCCCTGCCCAGAGAGAGGGGATGGGGTCAGCCCTGCCCAGAGAGAGGGGATGGGGTCAGCCCTGCCCAGAGAGAGGGCACAGGTCAGTCCTGCCCAGAGAGAGGGCACAGGTCAGTCCTgcccagagagaggggacagggtcagccctgcccagagagaggggacagggtCAGCCCTGCCCAGAGAGAGGGCACAGGTCAGTCCTgcccagagagaggggacagggtCAGCCCTGCCAGAGAGAGGGGACAGGTCAGTCCTGCCCAGAGAGAGGGGATGGGGTCAGCCCTGCCAGAGAGAGGGGGAACAGGGTCAGCCCTGCCCAGAGAGAGGGGATGGGGTCAGCCCTGCCAGAGAGAGGGGACAGGTCAGTCCTGCCCAGAGAGAGGGGATGGGGTCAGCCCTgcccagagagaggggacagGTCAGCCCTGCAGGGGAGCCACCGCTGGCCCAGAGCCACCCACCCATcctgctcagcccacagcagtgccatggggggcaggcagggctctctgcaccactgctccccaggacaccccagagtGGAGCTGGCTctccccagcacccccacacAGGGTCTGGCTGTCCCCGCACCCCAACAAGGGCTGGTTCTCCCTCAGGACCCCAATATGGGCTGGTTCTCCCCCAGCACCCAATGTGGGGCTGGTTCTCCCCCAGGAGCACCTCTGCTCCCCCTCAGGGGCTGGGAGCAGTGCCCACCTTCATCTGGAAGCAGAtgttgctccagctgctctcgTTGAACTTGTAGGCGTGGAGCAGGAGGGTGAGGATGTAGTTGGCGTTGGCGCAGTACCTGGGCAGCCGCTTGGGGCTCTCTGTGGGGTAGCTGGAAGAGAGCTGGGGTGGGGAATATTTGGGGTGAAGGGGAGTTATTGACAGGCACTTTCTGAGCAGAGACAAAGCCCTGAAATGTGCTGCATGAGCAGCAGTGGCTCCACAGTCACGAGCATCCAGGAAGAGACTCCTGGGCTGGGCAGAGATTTTGAACCTCTCTATGCAGAGCAACTCCTTTGGAGAGGATTTACACTCCAAACAGAAACAGAGGCACATATTGCACCTTACTGTGGCTCCTCCTGCCCCAGATTCTCCATCTCAGCCTCTTCATGCAAGGGgctcctgctccctgccccaTGGTGCTGCTGGCACATTTCTGGGCTTATCCACCCCCATGtactgcccagaggagctgtggctgctccatccctgcaagtgctcaaggccagattggatgggtttagagcagcctggtctagtggaaggtgtccctgcccacatcaGGGATGTGGAACAAGATGAGCCTTCCCAAccaaaccagtctggaattcTATGATTCCAAGATTTGACTTGTCTCTGGCATGGTACCACCAGCTGGCTCTGTTCTCACCATCCTCCAtggcatccccatccccacctccacctccacctccatcgccatccccatccccacctccaAGCCCAGCTGCTTGCTGCCCttgcctgccctggctgcccttTTCCCAAGGGAGAATGAGCAAGGAGTGGATGCAGGACAGTCCCAGCTCCACACAGAGCTCAGGGTGGCTCTGCTGTGTAGGACACAGCTCAGAACCAGAGAGCCTTGCCCTGGACGGGTCCCCACTGCCTCCCCCCACCCCAGGAGCCCTTTGTTTCTGCATGTCCCACTGTGGCTCCGTGCTGAGGAGCAGCATACAtcctgccagctcctgctgcagaacCCCTCGATGGCCTCTCTGACCGCGGCCAGCGGCTGCCCCTCCGTCAGGTTCAGGAACTTGAAGTTGTAGTAGAAGGCAGAGAAGGCCTGCAAGGCAAGGGACAGAAACAGGGACAGAAACCCTGGTGAGCTGCATGGGgcacccccagcagctgcccgAAGCAGGAGGTGGGATTTTCCTTCACGgggtttgtcccagcccaggtaGTCCCAGGGcattgctgtccctgtccctgtccctgtcccagcaggtgctgggctgggggTTGGTgcctgctggtgacagcagcacagccagcacagccagagccttGCCTGAAGCTGCTGTCTCAACTCCTATGGACAAGCCCTGTTTTATTAAcaaatccctggcagtgcccaaggcccggttggacagggctcagagcaccctgggacagtgggagctgtccctgcccagtgcAGCCGGGGGGGCTCAGGATGAGCTTGAagatccctcccagcccaaaccagtctgggattcgaTGATTCCCGGCACGGTCCCGTTTGGAGGTGTGGCTGGCAAAGGCCCCAGCAGCAATGAATGCCCAGAgtacccagcagtgcctggggagcCTCTCGCCCTGTCCCGCAgggaggtgacagtgccaggggacagcgttggggacagccccgcccggggGAGCCTTTGCGAGCAGGGGGGACGGGTTTGCCTTACGATGAAGCGTCCCCGGAgcgggggctgggggacaccgtcCAAGGCGCAGTCCTGGCTGTGGCCGCACGCCGAGAGGTTGAGGAGGCTCCTGAGCGCTGCCAGGCAGGCGCTGGCGTTGCCGCTGCCCTCCAGGGTGACCGCGCTGTCCCCCGGGACACCGCCCGTGCAGGGGCTGGCGCGGAGCCACGACAGCGACACCGGCTCCTCGTAGCCCTTGGGGTAGCAGGGGTGCAGGACCCGCGTGCTGGGGAATGACCCCTGAGGACAGCaaaaagcagctgcagctcctctggtatggtaggagtcctagtaaaatatctgtattggaTTTGAATATCTGTgtataggccttgccctgattAGCCCCGggtgttcttgatgggctgcagctgcgatgtccttaattgggctgcagctgtggctggtgaagataactgggataaaggGGGTGAgctggctggtcagggagagcctgacaGGAGTCCTGACTAGGAAGCAGCAGCAAGACGAAGACGAAGAAGAAGACAAAGACGtagaagaagacgaagaagaagaagaagaagaagacgaagacgtagaagaagaagaagaagatgtaGAAGAAGATGAAGacgtagaagaagaagaagaagaagaagacgtaGAAGAAGACGAAGacgtagaagaagaagaagaagaagaagacgaagaagacGAAGacgtagaagaagaagaagaagacgaagacGTAGAAGAAGACGAAGacgtagaagaagaagaagaagaagaagaagacgaagaagacGAAGacgtagaagaagaagaagaagaagacgtaGAAGAAGACGAAGacgtagaagaagaagaagaagaagaagacgtaGAAGAAGACGAAGacgtagaagaagaagaagaagaagaagacatagaAGAAGACGAAGacgtagaagaagaagaagaagaagaagaagaagaagaagaagaagaagactgtgctgtgaagaactgcccccaagaaatatcactgaaaaggtatgggactttagaaatatgattgcgacagtatgggactctagaaatatgaaatacaacaagataacaacacTCTGGAGCCTCCTGGCAGCGTGTGCACACAGCCAGTACCTCCCCAAAGCCCAGGCACCACGTTCCCAATTCCTCCTGTCCCTCAGTCCTGGCCCTACTGCCTGTCTCAGCATGAGCCCAGCACTAATTCTCACTCTGCTTTATCTCATTCCCTCTCCCACAGAGGCAGACCAGTTTCAAACACCCAAAATGTCTCTGCCCTGGCCACAAGGTCCTCTTTGGGGATGTGTAAAGCCCTCTCTAGCTTTAGGGAGGCTAAAACTAAAACCAGCTAAAACCTCTAATACCAGCTCTAGCTCTGGTTTTAGCTCCAGCTTTATTCAGGGTCACATATGGGACTTTCCTGGCCATACAGCAAGGGCAAACCCTTCTGGCTCACCAAGGCTGCTCTGCTGGTGAGGTGCAGCTCCATAAAGATGCTCTTCACCTCTGACCTTCCAAAAGATGGCCTGAGAAAGGTCTTCAGCTCACATTTCTCAGGCTGTGAGGTCACAGAGTAGCTGAGGTTCAGGGGAGCTGGAGGCTCCCTGTGATCACCCTCTTGTTAAGGCCTGACCAACtagagcaggctgctcagagcctcaACCATCAGGTTCTGAGGATCTCCAGAGACAGTGACTCTACAACATTTCTGGGTCTTATTCCAATATCTGATCATTCCTATTGGGGGAAACTTCCCCTTTGTCTGGTTGGAAACTCAGATGTTCCAGCTTGTGCCCCTTGCCTCTTACTCTGCACTTTGCACCTCTGAGAAAAGCCTGGTCCTGCACTTCTGCACACCCCATGTGAAGCCAGAAAATCCCAAACTGCCCCTTGTGACAttttccccatccctggcagtgtccaaggctaggctggatggggcttggagcagcctggggtagtggaaggtgtccctgcccatggaagggggcagaacaaggtgatctttaaagtcccttccaacccaaaccagcctgggattCCATTATACCCGTGCTCCTCTCCACATCTGCCCTGCCATGCTCCAGGGAGTCTGTCCTTGCTCTCAGTCCTTGCTGATGGCTCTCCAGAAGAGCCCTGCCTGTCCTTACTTTGTGCATTAACAGGTGTGTGTGCTTGGCATTGTTggcattgtgacgctgcagggctcagcagccgCTCACCACAATCAATTCCTGGGCCAGCCGCTTCAGCATCTCGTCCTGCCCGTAGCACAGGTAGCTGTGAGCGTAGATCCTGTACCTGTACCCGTACAGGGTCAGCTCAGAGCCTTCATTCTGGCTCAGGGCTGAACCTTCGGGCATGAAGGTGATTTGGGTGGATGCTCCTCCAAGATCCAGCGCCCCAAAAATGTTGGCTGCCTCCGGACGAAGCCAGGTGTGTGCTTTGGGAGAGTACTGCCAATGAGAccaggggaggaagaggagaacaGAATTCTTATCCCATTGAAGACAACAGGATTTTGTTATTAAATTCAGTGGCCTCTGCATGTAAACCCTTCCAccctccctgcccaggcagctgGGATAGTGATCAGAGCCACGGCAGAGATGGAACTCTCAGGGGGTCAGCAGGAGCTGACCCTCACTCTCAGGGGGTCAGCAGGAGCTGACCCTCACTCTCAGGTGGTCAGTGGCTGCTGATCCTCACTCTCAGGTGGTCAGCAGGAGCTGACCCTCACTCTCAGGTGGTCAACAGGAGCTGACCCTCACTCTCAGGTGGTCAGCAGGAGCTGACCCTCACTCTCAGGTGGTCAGTGGCTGCTGATCCTCACTCTCAGGGGGTCAGCAGGAGCTGACCCTCACTCTCAGGGGGTCAGTGGCTGCTGACCCTCACTCTCAGGTGGTCAGTAGCTGCTGACCTCACCTGTGGGCTCACCTGGCTCTGAGTCACCACCCCTCCCAGGCCAAAGGGCTGGTGGCAACAGGCTCGGGGACTTGCCCTTGCCGAGGaggctgcagggctctggggcaggagGAAGGATTTCTATCCAAGAATCCTCCAACAGCCCCCACAGGAGCCCAGCACtgagctgtggcagggctgggacagagctttggtgtgagctgccttcagctggagtctcccagcactgcagggagatGGAGCTTcccaggcagggacacagagcccagctgtgctgcactcACCTCCCAGTCCCCGAGAGACCCTCTGTCCACTCACTGTGGAGATCACCCTGAGCTCTCAGCAGACACCCTCATTCCTGAGTCCTCCCTCCTCACTCACTGTGGGCAAACCAGAGGATGTGTCTCCTTCCCTTGGCTCATTCCCAAAAGCTGCCAACCCTGACCTCTCCTGCACTGAGAAAGCTTGAGGAAAATCAGAAAAGCTCTACAAGCAAAGGAGTGGGTGTTGCACCCTTCTCCCACCTTGGTGAAGGAGTCCAGCAGGTAGTTGATGGTgatccagccataggccccctccTCCTCTCCTGTGAGGATCCGAGCCCCTTTGAAAGCCACTGGGTACTCCTGCATGGTTTTAGCAACCTCAGCCAGGACTTGCTCTGCTGCTGAGCTGTTCTGTTCCCTAGGAGGGATGCAAAGGACAGGACACATACCCAACTACAACAGGAAACACAAACAAAGTCTGGTTCTCTCCCAGTTCCACATACTCCCAGGTTTTGCAGCAAGCAGTCTGTCTGAAAGGGTTTCTTGCCACGTGGCTTGTCTGAGCTG
Encoded proteins:
- the LOC134428148 gene encoding ectonucleoside triphosphate diphosphohydrolase 8-like, whose product is MSPRLLRAVGCGSAAVLALLTVVVFVLVLLPAKDAVLPTRIKHGLVFDAGSTHTSLYIYRWRADKENGTGIVSQVEACSVSGPGISSYADNPAGAGASLKPCLDRAMKIVPAEQQQETPTYLGATAGMRLLREENSSKAEQVLAEVSKAIGEYPVDFRGARILTGSEEGSFGWITVNYLLETLVKFSFAEKWEHPQDTEVLGALDLGGASTQITFQPGVPAEDRNTSVFFRLYGTNYSLYSHSYLCYGQSQALKMLLAALHQASPSSQIKHPCYPQGYQENVTVAELYDSPCVRAPSSASPGLVLTVTGTGDPAACDAAVRRLFNFSCGAQGPCGFNGVYQPPVRGQFLAFSGFYHSLHFLNLTGGQSLSLVNATIRQICNSSWKQVQELFPTASRTQLRDACAASSYILTLLLQGYKLIITTWPSIHFIQQVANTDVGWTLGYMLNLTNLIPSDPPRAVTELPRSVWIAATLLLAIMLILIFCLPRATSSCNSTASRGCQAGSCCPSSAGSCFLGIPPVCPGATGLSWGSRVLAW
- the LOC134428149 gene encoding ectonucleoside triphosphate diphosphohydrolase 8-like, with product MLARKKSFTSAIIGALVALSIIALVLSLVRVEDVTLPPTVKYGMVFDAGSSHTSLFVYQWDSDKENDTGVVSQTLSCDVQGQGISSYANNPPEAGNSLRECLDKALQVIPAEKQRDVPAYLGATAGMRLLREQNSSAAEQVLAEVAKTMQEYPVAFKGARILTGEEEGAYGWITINYLLDSFTKYSPKAHTWLRPEAANIFGALDLGGASTQITFMPEGSALSQNEGSELTLYGYRYRIYAHSYLCYGQDEMLKRLAQELIVGSFPSTRVLHPCYPKGYEEPVSLSWLRASPCTGGVPGDSAVTLEGSGNASACLAALRSLLNLSACGHSQDCALDGVPQPPLRGRFIAFSAFYYNFKFLNLTEGQPLAAVREAIEGFCSRSWQDLSSSYPTESPKRLPRYCANANYILTLLLHAYKFNESSWSNICFQMKAGGADVGWTLGYMLNLTNMVPAEAPARLKGHSSSLWAAAIAFIILTLVLGLAALLLQLWV